A stretch of DNA from Candidatus Aminicenantes bacterium:
TGTAGGCTTTGTCGTCGAACTTGCCTCCGGCATGGAGCATAGTCATAACGACTTCGGCCGCCGACTTCTTCTCCTTCTTGTGCATCTGGACCGGGATGCCCCGGCCGTCGTCGATGACGGTGATCGAGTTGTCGACGTGGATGAAAACTTCGATGTTCTTGCAGTAACCGGCCAGAGCCTCGTCGATGGAGTTGTCCACAACCTCGTAAACCAGGTGATGGAGCCCCTCCGATCCGGTGCTTCCGATGTACATGGCGGGCCGTTTTCGGACCGCTTCCAATCCTTTCAGGACCTTGATGCTTTCGGCCGAATATTTTTGTTCCGACATGGGCACCTAACTTGTTTATTTAAAGCAATATAAACTTAGCCGGTAGGGGGCTCTAAAAACCCCTGATTCAATCGGAAATTATACTCCAATCCGGCTCAACGAGTAAAGGAAAAAAACGAGTCAAATCCACTAGATTTTGTGGCCGAAACCCATCTCCGGCCCCAGGGTTGGGGGAAGGGGCCCCGATTCGCCGGCCGATCAGCCGGGGGGTCGCGCCGGGCCCGTTTTTTGGTATAATCCGGTTATGGCGGCCAACCTGACCCCGCAATATTTGGAGGCGGAGAAGAAGCTCCGGACAGCCGTCACCCCGGCTGAGAAGATCGAGATCTACGAGGAGCTTCTACGTCTCATCCCCAAGCACAAGGGCACCGAGAAGATGGTGGCCCAGCACCGTTCCAAGATCGCCAAGCTGAAGGAAGAGGCGCAGAAAGCCACGGCCTCGGCCAAGCACGGCGTTTCGTATATCATCGACAAGCAAGGCGCCGGGCAGGTCATCCTGGTCGGGCCTCCCAACGCGGGCAAGTCGCTCTTGGTTAAAACGCTGACCGGGGCCGAGGTCGAAGTGGGCGACTATCCCTTCACCACCCGCGTGCCGGCTCCGTATATGATGAAGTTCGAAAACGTCAAGGTTCAGCTCATCGACCTCCCTCCTATCACGGCCGAGTACCTCGAGAGCTGGCAGGTCGAGCTGATCAAGGTCGCCGACGCCGCAGTGGTGGTCGCCGATGCGTCGGCGCCGGAGACTCCCGGCCTGCTGGAAACGCT
This window harbors:
- a CDS encoding 50S ribosome-binding GTPase, encoding MAANLTPQYLEAEKKLRTAVTPAEKIEIYEELLRLIPKHKGTEKMVAQHRSKIAKLKEEAQKATASAKHGVSYIIDKQGAGQVILVGPPNAGKSLLVKTLTGAEVEVGDYPFTTRVPAPYMMKFENVKVQLIDLPPITAEYLESWQVELIKVADAAVVVADASAPETPGLLETLFAKLKDKKVEFVPESFEPPAEDASRIYRKRSFLIANKTDLDPAGENLEALKFFFEGQIPILAVSAATEDGLEALRRRIFDMLRVIRVYSKPPGKKVEHNDPHVLKRGAHVVDIARSVHKDFAEKLAYARLWREGSYSGQMITRDEILQDQDVVELHI